CAATGCGCCCACGATTTCCTGTTCGTTTTTGGTCACGTCGAGCCCGATCGCGCCACCGACGGTCACCGTTTCATTGCCGCCAATCGTCTCGGTGCGGTTCGATTCGACCGTGAGCCCTTCATCTACGCCAATGCGAACCTTGTGATCATCCCCCACATGCATCGTCTGGTGCTTGTCCACGCGCCGCGACGTATTGTCCTCGATCGTGTACGTTTCATCGTGACCAACCCATTCTCGCTTATCGTGCTCGACGACGATGAGATGTTGGTGCTGGGCCCTCATGTAAATTTTCTGCGCGCCACTCGTATCGTCGATCTTGATTTCGTTGTACCCGTTTTTCCCCGGATAACTTTCGGTGCGGATGACCATCACGTTCTGATGCGCAGGTTGCCCGTAAATGGGAATCATTTGCCCATTGATCATCCGGGCAATCACGATGGGACGATCGGGATCCGAATGCAGATACTGGATCGCGACCTCCCAGCCGATACGCGCCAGCGTCATCGAGCTCGATGTCTCTTGCAAAACGCGTAGCCACCGCGAATCCTCGTCGGTCCCTTTGGCTTCGCGATCCCAATGAAATTGCACTTTGCAGCGCCCGTAGACGTCGGTATGAATTTCTTCGCCAATCGGCCCACGAACCATGGCCGTGTCATACCCGCCGACTTCGGGCCTTGGCGTGCGAATTTCGGGGCGAAATGGAATGGAAAGCGGAGTGGCCTCGAATCGATTCTTCAGCGTCGTTACATCGTCGCTGGCATGACGAAATTCGTGCGTCACCGACACGAGAAAATAGTCGCCCGCGAACGAAATACCATCGGCGTGCGCGATCGAAATCGATCGATTCGTGCGGAGCATGATGAACGACGTCTCTCCGGAAACGTACCGCTTGCGCGCTTCGAACGATTCGACGCGGAGACGCGCCAGGGTTTTGCCTTGATCGGGCAGGCGATAACCCGTGGGATAATCGTAGTTTTCGAGCGCCGTGTCCCGAGCCCCGGCGACCGATTGAATCAAATCGAGGTCCGGTGTTTTCCAATGATAATCGTTGACCGTCGCACGCCCGGTGCCCACGCGCGTGCCTCGACCCAATGCAAAAAGCGCCTCTTCGCCGTGCGTCAGGGCATCTTGCGCCGTAATCAGCGCGAGCGACCCGTGAGGACCGAAAGGATCGGCCGCCGACGATTGATCGGCGAAGACGACCGTGCCGTCGTCTTCGATGGCATAATAAATACCTTCCTTTTCGAGCAACCGAGAAACGAAGTCGAAATCGATCTCTTCATATTGCACGACATACGGTAACGACCACGGCTCCCGGACGATTTCGAATCGGAAAGGCACTCGGCCGCCAATCACCTGCGAAACGATCTCCCGTGTCGATTGATCGCGAAACTTGCGCGTATTCTTGGAGAGCCTTAGAAACCACATCGCCGCGCGCAAATCGAGCTCGAACGCGAGAAGCCCTTCGCGGTGCCCGAGAAACTTCGACGAACGCACCCGCAATGACACGTCGCGAACCGCTCTGCCGCCGACCGTGAAGACCAATCGAGCATCGCTATCGACCATCGAGCCGAACCCAGGATCCGATGCAACGCGTAATTCGACCGTCGCCCACGTCGGGGTGCTCAATTCTTCGCGGATGATCGCATGGCGTACAGGGAATGCTCCCGCGCCCGTTTCGAGCCGCATTGCCCTCATGTCGAGATTGCTCATGATCCTCCCTCCAATAAGCTAGACGGCCCTTCGTGAAACTTGATTTCGTCCGGCAACGAGCTCGGCGTCGTGACGCGAATGGCCGTGAGCGCCTCCCATTTACGCGGGAGTTTCCGGCGAGCGACATACAATAGCTCGACGATACGCGCATCGGCATCGACGAAAACCCGCACGAGGCTCGCTTCGGACATCACCGGATCCTGACGCTCGACGTGGGTCGTCACGACGACCCTGTATTCGGGCACTTGCAAACGTACGGCCTCTTCACCGTACAAGCCGGCCATTTCAATGACGAACGGCGTCATCAGCGGTCGCGGCGAACGCTGCTCGGGCAATGCGTCGGAGTGAAACAGCGGATCGCGATCCCGTGGCGGAATGGGCGATCGATTGTCGCGCCAATCCTTGTCGTACGTTCCAACGAGCGATCGTCGCGGCTCCCAACCGCAATCGATGGGGGCAAAGCACCCGCTGGTCAGCGCGAACGTCGTTAAATCAGCGGGCTCCAGACGATACGCCTCCTTGCCCACCAATGCTTCCGGGTGTTTGGAAAATCCACAGCCGATCGGATTTCTCGCTTCGTATTCGTCACCGTCTCGACCGCCGAAGACATGATCGAATCGCAGCGGCGTCGCAACGATTGCGGCCGCGGGGCCCGGCTTTACACCGAGCGGCGATTTCATGTAAACACGCGGGCCGTACACTCGAATCGACTTTTTCATCGGGCCCACCGAAAACGACACGATCCGCGTCGTCGCAGGCACGCGTCCGGGCAAACACGTCCCCACGAGGAGCACGTCGGTGCCCGGCCGATCGAGCGGAAAGTCATGCGGAAAACGCACGCCGCCGACGCCATCGCCCACGTCGTAATGCCGAAGAGGTCGCGCCGTCAAACGAAGCGCGCCTGCCATATCGAATCGAAGCGATAGTTTGGATGCGACGATGAGCACGTCATGGCCATCGTCCGCCATTCGATCCACGGCGTCGACCACCGTCGATGTGGAACTTTTTACGAGGTGGGAAAAACTCATGACCGCCTCGTCGGTGCGGGCCAACCGGCTCGTTTTGCAAGCTCGAGCCACTCGCGCTGCGGAGCGAGCCAGCCTTCGAGGTCGATCGGTATCGCACGTGCACCGAGAATGCGCGCCTCGAACACCAGGTTTTCCCGTGTGCGCATCAGCGTTTCGGGGTGTTGCAACTCGTCGACGATGGCCGACGGTTGAAATGGTTGGCCCTGACGAACCCGGCTCGCACCTTTCGGAACGTCGAACGCGTGCACGCCTTTCAACCATTCTTCACGCGCACGCACGCGGCCTTCCGGCGTCGGTTCGTCTTGTTCACGAATGCCCGTGATGCGCTCGATCGGCGCGACGCACGCGTCCGCTCGCCATGGCGACGAGCTGCGCCGCGTGTATTCCTCGCGCAGAAAGGCGAGCGCTTCCGGCGTTCCCAACGTCGCGAGCGCTGCCAATGCGCCGTCCGTCACGGCCGCCAGCGCGATGAGCTGCTGCGTGTCGCGCGTTTGTCCCAGCGCTGCAAGCGCCTCGGCTGCGCGGGCTGCGCGCTCCGTGTCGACCTCGGACGCGCCATCCTTCGTGCCCCGCCGAACCACTTCACGCAGGTGCGGCGCTCCGACTTCGGGCGCTAAGGTTGTCAAGACGCACGCCACGTGCGCTGAGATCGCGTCTTCCGCGAGCAGCGGCTGAAGCACACGGACGACGCTCGGCGCATCCGAAAGGACGGACGCAGCCGTCACTGCGCGCGTGGCCACGTCCGCATGGGGATGCTCGACGAG
The nucleotide sequence above comes from Polyangiaceae bacterium. Encoded proteins:
- the tssI gene encoding type VI secretion system tip protein VgrG, whose product is MSNLDMRAMRLETGAGAFPVRHAIIREELSTPTWATVELRVASDPGFGSMVDSDARLVFTVGGRAVRDVSLRVRSSKFLGHREGLLAFELDLRAAMWFLRLSKNTRKFRDQSTREIVSQVIGGRVPFRFEIVREPWSLPYVVQYEEIDFDFVSRLLEKEGIYYAIEDDGTVVFADQSSAADPFGPHGSLALITAQDALTHGEEALFALGRGTRVGTGRATVNDYHWKTPDLDLIQSVAGARDTALENYDYPTGYRLPDQGKTLARLRVESFEARKRYVSGETSFIMLRTNRSISIAHADGISFAGDYFLVSVTHEFRHASDDVTTLKNRFEATPLSIPFRPEIRTPRPEVGGYDTAMVRGPIGEEIHTDVYGRCKVQFHWDREAKGTDEDSRWLRVLQETSSSMTLARIGWEVAIQYLHSDPDRPIVIARMINGQMIPIYGQPAHQNVMVIRTESYPGKNGYNEIKIDDTSGAQKIYMRAQHQHLIVVEHDKREWVGHDETYTIEDNTSRRVDKHQTMHVGDDHKVRIGVDEGLTVESNRTETIGGNETVTVGGAIGLDVTKNEQEIVGALRMTIAGGITPPKPPNPLDALKSALPSAPKKPDLKELGQQALQNPAGAKESLGSSLKQSIPTPASLKESATSSLKKAVQPPSLKSLLSGQITRAVSGTLKKTVGGAMITLAGEGVSENVQKMLAEVIGGLRVLIGKNGDVANTSAGSFTRLIGGMVLKKAGKDVAHSAEESNVTIAGNAEMTAAEKLEVRGQTITIEAKKRAHLKKGDLSIELTPSKINIEGSLKLTSKDRIRIKGAPDNVTRD
- a CDS encoding DUF2169 domain-containing protein, yielding MSFSHLVKSSTSTVVDAVDRMADDGHDVLIVASKLSLRFDMAGALRLTARPLRHYDVGDGVGGVRFPHDFPLDRPGTDVLLVGTCLPGRVPATTRIVSFSVGPMKKSIRVYGPRVYMKSPLGVKPGPAAAIVATPLRFDHVFGGRDGDEYEARNPIGCGFSKHPEALVGKEAYRLEPADLTTFALTSGCFAPIDCGWEPRRSLVGTYDKDWRDNRSPIPPRDRDPLFHSDALPEQRSPRPLMTPFVIEMAGLYGEEAVRLQVPEYRVVVTTHVERQDPVMSEASLVRVFVDADARIVELLYVARRKLPRKWEALTAIRVTTPSSLPDEIKFHEGPSSLLEGGS